A window from Fragaria vesca subsp. vesca linkage group LG5, FraVesHawaii_1.0, whole genome shotgun sequence encodes these proteins:
- the LOC101308769 gene encoding protein TORNADO 2-like codes for MALSNNVIAAINFVAMLLSIPIIGAGIWLATEPDNSCVKILQWPVITLGILFLVVAIAGFVGAFWRIPWLLVSYLIAMLILIVLLACLVVFIYMVTMRGSGHLEPSRSYLEYHLDDYSGWLRRRVRAPFKWDRIRACLSSTNMCAELNQSYRMAQDFFNAHLNPLQSGCCKPPTQCGYTFVNPTYWISPINNAADMDCLQWNNDQTQLCFNCDSCKAGLLANLKSEWRRTDIILLITLVALISVYLIGCCAFRNAKTEDLFRKYKQGYT; via the exons ATGGCACTTAGCAACAATGTCATTGCGGCCATCAACTTTGTTGCCATGCTCCTCTCCATCCCAATCATCGGTGCCGGAATCTGGCTCGCCACCGAACCCGACAACTCTTGTGTAAAGATTCTGCAATGGCCTGTCATCACCTTGGGCATCTTGTTCTTGGTTGTGGCCATTGCTGGCTTTGTGGGGGCGTTTTGGAGGATCCCATGGCTCCTTGTCTCTTACCTCATTGCCATGCTCATCCTCATTGTCTTGCTTGCTTGTTTGGTGGTGTTCATCTACATGGTTACCATGAGAGGCTCCGGCCACCTTGAGCCGAGCCGGTCTTACTTGGAGTATCATCTTGATGACTACTCCGGTTGGCTTCGCCGGAGAGTTCGTGCCCCTTTTAAGTGGGATCGCATCAGAGCTTGTCTTAGCTCAACAAACATGTGTGCTGAGTTGAATCAGAGTTATCGCATGGCTCAGGATTTCTTTAACGCACACCTTAACCCCTTGCAG TCAGGATGCTGCAAACCACCCACACAATGTGGTTACACCTTCGTGAATCCGACGTATTGGATTAGCCCCATTAACAACGCGGCGGACATGGATTGCTTGCAGTGGAACAATGACCAAACACAGCTTTGCTTCAACTGCGATTCTTGCAAAGCGGGACTGCTTGCCAATCTGAAGAGCGAATGGAGAAGAACAGACATCATATTGCTCATCACTCTAGTTGCTCTCATTTCGGTTTATTTGATTGGGTGCTGTGCTTTTAGGAATGCCAAAACTGAGGACCTTTTCCGCAAGTACAAACAAGGCTATACCTAA